A region from the Nitrospira sp. genome encodes:
- a CDS encoding ATP-grasp domain-containing protein, whose protein sequence is MRRLRILVLMHEDLVPPDELNGHDLSKVGWKTEYDVVSTLRKLGHEVHPLGVKSDLGVIRTAIEAWRPHIAFNLLEEFDGISVYDQNVVSYLELLHMPYTGCNPRGLMLARDKALTKKVLSYHRIPYPDFMVVPQGRSAKRPKDLTFPLIVKSISEEASLGISQASIVEDDEKLKERVAFIHQSVGTGALVERYIEGREFYVGIMGNGHIQVLPVWELVMDKLPEDARRIATQRVKWSRKYQDKYGITSEEARNLPAGKAEEIQHMAKRVYRALGLSGYARIDVRMDAEGKVYVLEANPNPQIAHEEDFADSAEKADYSYKDLLQELLNVGLRWQPAKAA, encoded by the coding sequence ATGAGGCGCCTGCGTATCCTCGTGCTGATGCATGAAGATCTGGTGCCGCCGGACGAGCTGAACGGCCACGATCTGAGCAAGGTCGGATGGAAGACCGAATACGATGTCGTGTCGACGCTCAGGAAATTGGGCCACGAGGTGCACCCGCTCGGAGTGAAGAGCGATTTAGGGGTGATCAGGACGGCGATCGAAGCATGGCGTCCGCACATCGCTTTCAATCTGCTGGAAGAATTCGACGGGATATCGGTGTATGACCAGAATGTCGTGTCATACCTCGAGTTGCTGCATATGCCCTATACCGGCTGCAATCCGCGCGGGCTCATGTTGGCGCGCGACAAAGCGCTGACGAAAAAGGTTCTTTCCTATCACCGGATTCCCTATCCCGACTTCATGGTCGTGCCGCAAGGCCGGAGCGCCAAGCGACCCAAAGATCTAACGTTCCCTCTCATCGTCAAGTCCATCAGCGAGGAAGCGTCGTTAGGCATCTCTCAAGCGTCGATTGTGGAAGATGATGAGAAACTCAAAGAGCGGGTGGCCTTCATCCATCAAAGCGTCGGGACCGGTGCTCTGGTGGAACGGTATATCGAGGGGCGAGAGTTCTATGTCGGGATTATGGGCAATGGTCACATTCAGGTGTTGCCCGTGTGGGAACTGGTCATGGACAAACTCCCTGAGGATGCCAGGCGCATTGCCACTCAGCGGGTGAAGTGGAGCCGGAAGTATCAAGATAAGTACGGCATCACATCGGAGGAAGCCAGAAATCTTCCGGCCGGCAAGGCCGAGGAGATCCAACACATGGCCAAGCGGGTCTATCGAGCGCTCGGTCTCAGCGGATATGCGCGAATCGATGTTCGGATGGATGCGGAGGGGAAAGTCTATGTGCTGGAGGCCAATCCCAATCCGCAAATCGCGCATGAGGAGGACTTTGCCGATTCCGCCGAGAAAGCCGACTATAGCTACAAAGATCTGCTCCAGGAACTGCTGAATGTCGGCTTGCGCTGGCAGCCGGCCAAAGCCGCTTAG